The Deltaproteobacteria bacterium genome includes a window with the following:
- a CDS encoding VCBS repeat-containing protein: protein MDKVKSLKDTILKNYLEMDPRIPIAFILFSYLVLGLTVLGFNRSPLQILATSSSCLVFEGILSLIFEKRWRWNLSALITSFSLSFLLNYSHDFFLVFIPVFLSIGSKFLFRLNNKHFFNPALFGVSMSLLLSENLITASPAYQWNGIASMSIFVLLMGLFFVIPKVNRHWLVLSFLFFYTLQTALRAFIMRHHLPFETLFLGTLSSPSFLIFTFFMITDPPTSPKDKKTQIVIGFSIALLDLLLHLRQSYYTFFYAAFILQSSRFLYFHIKNIFSTGIINSFRQFVKTRFYLRPIVFLFLFLIGNMAYTQFIHPNLKRNQLNWSFKKIPESQSHLQGSENGQIYSLVDKRIQHISKWILSVGDAVSIGDFDKDGLQDVFLTNVLKSKNVRASLYKNLGNYQFTKIEIPALELIVGDPAKYGLITNAIFVDYNNSGFPSLFLTKAFGSPILLKNVEGKNNQREFVDVTNTVLPRDLYTNSVSASFSDFNKDGLLDLIILNVWPEFLPDYSSPKRLNLFSLPEPEYENDFRMFNFMHASWNLANNGGKNLIFFQNSKHEFKMQDSDAFGLPETRWSLAVGISDFNQDNWPDIYVANDFGPDDLYFNQQGLKFENIKGTFFGTIGKDTYKGMNVSIADFDRDDSYAVYVSNVHHAFQAEGSLFWKIKNKENNSRPEITELASRKGVLNEDRFGWGAAAGDFDNNGWVDIAQANGMVDDTWDKKEEECPDYWYVNEKIARSPPSIHRYANYWGDIRGFCIYGKEKNRVYLNLGLNSRPQFYDAAESLEVTEETNSRGVASADLNNSGRLDLLFTHQFASPTLYQNRVLSSQKAMDWITFDLESLNSQCNRDAIGSTVKLMVKNRDGTRFSIKSEKQLASGFSSQSDSRLHFGLGEQAYEVEAEINWCYGLKVEKKINLNKNKIYKLFLGK, encoded by the coding sequence ATGGATAAAGTAAAAAGTTTAAAAGACACAATATTAAAAAACTATTTAGAAATGGATCCAAGAATACCCATTGCTTTTATATTGTTTTCCTATTTGGTCTTAGGTTTAACTGTATTGGGATTTAATAGAAGTCCGCTTCAAATACTTGCCACAAGTAGTTCTTGTCTCGTGTTCGAAGGTATTTTAAGTTTGATCTTTGAAAAGCGTTGGCGTTGGAATTTAAGTGCTTTAATAACTAGTTTCTCTTTGTCATTTTTGCTAAATTACAGTCATGATTTTTTTTTGGTTTTCATTCCAGTTTTTTTGTCCATAGGTTCTAAATTTCTATTTAGACTTAATAATAAGCATTTTTTTAATCCTGCACTTTTCGGTGTATCCATGTCGTTGCTGTTAAGTGAGAACCTTATTACAGCTAGTCCTGCTTATCAATGGAACGGGATTGCTTCCATGTCGATTTTTGTGTTGTTAATGGGACTGTTTTTCGTCATACCAAAGGTAAATAGGCATTGGTTGGTTTTGAGTTTTTTATTTTTTTATACACTTCAAACAGCTCTTCGAGCCTTTATCATGAGACATCATTTACCATTTGAAACATTATTTTTAGGTACGCTTTCCTCGCCTTCCTTTCTCATTTTCACTTTTTTTATGATCACCGATCCGCCAACTTCCCCTAAGGATAAAAAAACTCAAATTGTTATTGGTTTTTCGATTGCTCTTCTGGATTTACTTTTGCACTTAAGGCAAAGTTATTATACTTTTTTTTATGCGGCTTTCATTTTGCAGTCTTCAAGATTTCTTTATTTTCATATTAAAAATATCTTTTCTACAGGAATAATTAATTCATTTAGGCAATTTGTGAAAACTAGATTTTATTTACGTCCGATAGTGTTTCTGTTCTTATTCTTAATTGGAAATATGGCCTACACTCAATTTATCCATCCAAATCTTAAAAGGAATCAACTAAATTGGAGCTTTAAAAAAATTCCCGAATCACAGTCTCATTTGCAAGGCTCCGAAAATGGCCAAATTTATTCATTGGTTGATAAGAGAATTCAACATATTAGTAAATGGATATTGAGTGTGGGTGATGCCGTTTCCATTGGTGATTTTGATAAAGACGGATTGCAAGATGTGTTTTTAACAAATGTGTTAAAAAGTAAAAATGTCAGAGCCTCTCTTTATAAAAATCTTGGCAATTATCAATTTACGAAAATAGAAATACCTGCTTTAGAATTGATAGTCGGTGATCCAGCCAAATATGGATTGATTACCAATGCTATTTTTGTTGATTACAATAATTCTGGTTTCCCATCTTTATTTCTTACAAAAGCCTTTGGATCGCCTATTTTGTTAAAAAATGTGGAGGGGAAAAATAACCAACGGGAATTTGTTGACGTGACAAATACAGTGCTGCCAAGAGATTTGTACACCAATTCAGTTTCTGCTAGTTTTTCTGATTTTAATAAAGATGGCCTCTTAGATTTAATAATTTTAAATGTATGGCCAGAGTTTCTGCCAGATTATTCGTCTCCTAAGAGATTAAATTTATTCTCATTGCCTGAGCCCGAGTATGAAAATGATTTTAGAATGTTTAATTTTATGCATGCTAGCTGGAATCTGGCAAACAACGGAGGAAAAAATTTAATTTTTTTCCAAAATTCAAAACATGAGTTTAAGATGCAAGATTCGGATGCTTTCGGTTTACCAGAAACGAGATGGTCTTTGGCGGTTGGAATTAGTGATTTTAACCAGGATAACTGGCCAGATATTTATGTGGCAAACGATTTTGGTCCTGATGATCTGTATTTTAATCAACAGGGATTAAAGTTTGAAAACATAAAAGGAACTTTTTTTGGAACCATTGGGAAGGATACCTATAAAGGAATGAACGTGAGTATTGCCGATTTTGATAGGGATGATAGCTATGCGGTGTATGTTTCAAACGTACATCATGCATTTCAAGCGGAAGGTTCCCTATTCTGGAAAATAAAAAATAAAGAGAATAATTCTAGACCTGAAATTACAGAGTTAGCATCAAGAAAGGGTGTGTTAAACGAAGACCGTTTTGGATGGGGAGCCGCAGCTGGGGATTTTGATAATAATGGATGGGTCGATATAGCGCAGGCAAACGGAATGGTGGACGACACTTGGGACAAGAAAGAAGAAGAATGCCCAGACTATTGGTATGTAAATGAAAAAATTGCGAGATCACCACCAAGTATACATAGATATGCGAATTATTGGGGTGATATCAGGGGATTTTGTATTTATGGAAAAGAAAAAAACCGAGTGTATTTAAACTTAGGATTAAATTCCAGACCCCAGTTTTACGATGCTGCAGAGTCACTTGAGGTGACCGAAGAAACCAACTCAAGAGGAGTTGCTAGTGCAGACTTAAATAATTCAGGACGATTAGATCTTCTGTTTACTCACCAATTTGCAAGCCCAACGCTTTATCAAAATAGGGTATTAAGCTCCCAGAAAGCAATGGACTGGATCACATTTGATTTGGAATCATTAAATAGCCAATGTAATCGCGATGCCATTGGTAGTACGGTTAAATTGATGGTTAAAAATAGAGATGGGACTCGGTTTTCTATAAAATCAGAAAAACAATTAGCCAGCGGTTTTTCTTCCCAATCTGATTCTCGGTTACATTTTGGTTTAGGAGAACAAGCCTATGAAGTCGAAGCTGAAATAAATTGGTGTTATGGTCTTAAAGTCGAAAAAAAAATAAACTTGAATAAAAATAAAATTTACAAATTATTTTTGGGTAAATAG
- a CDS encoding MFS transporter, whose amino-acid sequence MYNQLNYRNILLGITFVDLLGFGLLLPIMPFIALECRATPIQISVLASIFPLFQIFFSPILGKLSDLTDSKKILSLSLIGNSISFLIFAMSHDFKYLIASRALAGVFSASLGIVRGELTNISDYSETQKNFQLFGAFQGIGVLAGPIIGSVLIPISNRLPIFLASLFSLLMAIFVFFSKKQQANKQKFDFEFLKIFRSCRDLSKNRYLVSIFAVFFFLYMSFSLLFISLPLFIFKNYSFKSFESSIYFALLALFGGIGQTLALTKLKLLFSSSNILLFNSLLLSTIFYFLSLPISGVYTGVCIIIFSLLLFTCFPILSTEIGVNSRQEEKNFTSSITESVSGFARLLGIMLSGYIIERSHITVVFYMSSMCAFFSFLLIFFNKNKIFDKNRNA is encoded by the coding sequence ATGTATAATCAATTGAATTACCGAAATATTCTTTTGGGAATTACATTTGTCGACTTGTTGGGGTTTGGACTTTTGCTTCCAATTATGCCATTTATTGCTCTTGAATGTAGAGCGACGCCAATTCAAATTTCAGTATTGGCGTCAATTTTTCCCCTTTTTCAGATTTTTTTTTCTCCGATTCTTGGGAAACTTTCTGACCTTACAGATTCAAAAAAAATTCTATCCTTGAGTCTGATTGGTAATTCCATTTCATTTTTAATATTTGCAATGAGTCATGATTTCAAATACCTGATTGCTTCAAGGGCACTTGCAGGTGTTTTTTCAGCATCGTTAGGAATTGTTCGAGGTGAATTGACTAATATTTCAGACTATTCCGAAACACAAAAGAATTTTCAGTTGTTCGGAGCATTTCAAGGGATCGGGGTATTGGCAGGACCAATTATAGGTTCAGTTCTTATTCCAATATCAAATCGACTTCCAATTTTTTTGGCATCTTTATTTTCATTACTCATGGCCATTTTTGTTTTCTTTTCAAAGAAACAGCAGGCAAACAAACAAAAATTTGATTTTGAATTTTTAAAAATTTTCAGATCGTGTAGGGATCTTTCAAAAAATAGATATTTGGTTTCTATTTTTGCAGTGTTTTTTTTCCTTTATATGTCATTTTCTTTGCTATTTATTAGCTTACCATTGTTTATCTTTAAAAATTATTCTTTTAAGAGTTTTGAATCCTCAATTTATTTTGCTTTGCTTGCACTTTTTGGAGGGATAGGGCAGACATTGGCATTGACGAAATTGAAATTACTTTTTTCATCTTCAAATATTTTGCTATTTAATTCCTTGTTACTTTCAACCATTTTTTACTTTTTAAGTCTTCCCATTTCTGGAGTATATACGGGAGTATGTATAATCATCTTTTCGCTTCTTTTGTTCACATGCTTTCCTATTTTGAGTACAGAAATAGGTGTTAATAGTAGACAAGAAGAGAAGAATTTTACTTCGAGCATTACCGAGTCGGTTTCAGGATTTGCACGGTTATTAGGTATCATGTTGTCTGGTTACATCATTGAAAGGAGCCATATAACAGTTGTTTTTTATATGAGTTCAATGTGCGCCTTTTTTTCTTTCTTATTGATTTTTTTTAATAAAAATAAAATTTTTGATAAAAATCGGAATGCCTAG
- a CDS encoding sterol desaturase family protein: MLSFFLIVLFLAQLSVLFIDLFDVYLDKKKSNPFFSILKKEYFNMIWFIGLVWLLYFLLQILGTYFLPISWMKQKIWNYLQLETLEKSTWNYRIVFSLIFTFFVLSFWDYITHRWILHKKAFWILHEYHHLSKIVMNGIPGVHSRPFGFVPTALTYIPTSLTILAILPHFLSSQECKLFILEGIQLFSMILIFILCLIHSSFLRKFKSVHRFFSILLVTSPHEHYLHHSSQRECNFGNFSTLWDRLFRSYVSPLDITLSDEKMGLKYDQDYLGTLCLGKWKISKENRLKYRLNETLNIDL; this comes from the coding sequence ATGTTATCTTTTTTTTTGATTGTTTTATTTTTAGCACAATTATCAGTTCTTTTTATTGATTTGTTTGATGTTTATCTCGACAAAAAAAAATCAAATCCTTTTTTTTCAATTTTGAAAAAAGAATATTTTAATATGATATGGTTTATCGGTTTAGTGTGGCTGCTTTATTTTTTATTACAAATTTTGGGAACTTACTTCTTACCTATTTCATGGATGAAACAAAAAATCTGGAACTATTTACAACTTGAAACTCTTGAAAAATCTACCTGGAACTATAGAATTGTTTTCTCGTTGATTTTTACTTTTTTTGTTTTAAGTTTCTGGGACTATATAACTCACCGATGGATTTTGCACAAAAAAGCTTTTTGGATTCTACACGAATACCATCATTTAAGTAAAATAGTCATGAACGGAATTCCAGGCGTTCACTCGAGACCCTTTGGTTTTGTACCCACCGCACTTACCTATATACCCACTTCATTGACGATACTTGCTATTTTACCTCATTTCTTAAGTTCTCAAGAATGCAAATTATTTATTCTTGAAGGAATTCAACTTTTTTCAATGATTTTGATATTTATTCTTTGCCTTATTCATTCGTCTTTTTTACGGAAATTTAAAAGCGTACATAGGTTTTTTAGCATTTTATTAGTTACAAGCCCTCATGAACATTATCTTCACCACTCAAGCCAGAGAGAATGTAATTTTGGAAATTTTTCGACTCTGTGGGATAGACTATTTCGTAGCTACGTAAGCCCCTTAGATATCACGCTCTCTGACGAGAAAATGGGATTAAAATATGACCAAGACTACCTTGGAACACTTTGCTTAGGAAAATGGAAAATTTCCAAGGAAAATCGATTAAAATATAGACTCAATGAAACCCTAAATATAGATCTTTAA
- a CDS encoding DNA topoisomerase 3 encodes MARFENTLIITEKPSVARDLARVVGAFKQGDGVLHGGGYTVTWAVGHLVTLPEPHQINPIWKFWNLSHLPMLPKEWPLVAVEKTQHQFEVVKQALSECHEIICATDAGREGELIFRYIYELAKCKRPVQRLWISSLTPDSIKAGLRALRPSSEYDPLADAARARSRADWLYGMNLSRAYALTTQEQLFVGRVQTPTLALVTERDLKIQNFISEDYHIIEGKFQSATGDYQGLYIGEKSEVKNAITAKEKRFTVNKATNSQDVLMVLRRIQESKLATLAVVDGKTVKQASPLLYDLTELQRHCHRLYGFSATQTLSLAQSLYEVHKLISYPRTGSRYLSESVAETLPEIVKVIRTPYEESLEKTTGVVPLTLRHVDDSKVTDHHAIIPTVTPPGKLKLTGEEQKVYDLICRRLLMAWQKDFVTAVTTAITEVAERDLFKSQGTMVLEEGWKALEVRGRVKSFEPELPPGLVVGALIQILSIESRQKSTEPPPHLTESSLLTGMETAGRNLEDRELAEFMQDSGLGTPATRAGIIETLISRGYIERKAKSLIATPLGHKLIATVHPSVKSPELTAKWEKLLSEIQNKKSTLKDFMAKLEVEISARIAEIVASPRGPRIGNSQAASSTTETPLVTSIRQPSSSDQLSKLLKDYFGFHSFRTSQENVCRQVTEGKDVLLVMPTGAGKSICYQVPGLARGGTTLVISPLVALIEDQVAKLQALNIAAERIHSGRSREDSRTVCQKYLAGQLDFLFIAPERLSVPGFPEFLRRHLPTLIAIDEAHCISQWGHDFRPDYRLLGDRLKDFRPTPVMALTATATPVVQEDICRQLGFAKEARIIQGFRRTNIAIEVAEIAPSERPHVISSILKNSERLPAIVYAPTRKKTEELTEFLSGSFRVGSYHAGMSAAARDKIQSQFLANEMDIMVATIAFGMGIDKPNIRTVIHAAMPGSVEGYYQEIGRAGRDGLESRAYLLHSFADQKTHEFFFDLNYPDVANLRLLFDRLANKNVSKEFLTTERLSKGKFPKEKLSKEKLSKESLSKDMLRQEVSRMDSETFERSLEQLWVHRGVLIDSEENVIQGAPDWEKSYQLQRDLKQKQLKQMLAYATSGRCRMISLVNHFGDQNDSGKPCGICDICRPEQRGALMRKRSLSPSEKKAIMGIVSVLDREGSQATGRIFQKLEDLKISLSRSEFEKIVTLLEIQGWLWTTEASFEKGGQTISYRRLELKRSLNKFTAQELETLEITSAPSATKKPSKKRRKSKRRN; translated from the coding sequence ATGGCGAGATTTGAAAACACACTTATCATCACAGAAAAACCATCCGTAGCGCGTGATTTGGCTCGAGTTGTGGGTGCCTTTAAACAAGGTGATGGTGTCCTTCACGGTGGTGGATACACAGTGACTTGGGCTGTTGGTCATTTGGTCACTTTGCCGGAACCTCATCAGATCAATCCGATTTGGAAGTTTTGGAATTTGAGCCATTTGCCAATGCTCCCAAAGGAGTGGCCTTTGGTAGCTGTGGAAAAAACTCAGCATCAATTTGAAGTTGTTAAGCAGGCCCTTTCTGAATGTCATGAAATTATTTGCGCTACGGATGCAGGCAGGGAAGGTGAGTTGATCTTTCGCTATATTTATGAATTAGCAAAATGCAAGCGTCCCGTGCAGCGGCTTTGGATTTCTTCTTTGACTCCGGATTCAATCAAGGCAGGTTTGCGAGCCCTTCGCCCCTCTTCGGAGTATGATCCTCTGGCAGATGCGGCTAGGGCACGAAGTCGAGCGGACTGGCTCTATGGAATGAATTTGTCTCGGGCCTATGCTTTAACGACCCAGGAACAGCTTTTTGTTGGTCGCGTGCAAACGCCCACTTTGGCCTTAGTCACTGAACGAGATTTGAAAATTCAAAATTTTATTTCTGAAGATTACCATATTATTGAAGGAAAGTTTCAATCGGCTACAGGGGATTATCAAGGCCTCTATATTGGTGAGAAATCGGAAGTGAAAAATGCGATCACGGCAAAGGAAAAACGTTTTACTGTTAATAAGGCAACAAACTCGCAAGACGTTTTGATGGTTCTTCGTCGAATTCAAGAAAGCAAGTTAGCAACACTCGCCGTTGTTGATGGAAAAACAGTGAAACAAGCCTCACCACTTCTTTATGATTTGACCGAGTTGCAGCGGCATTGCCATCGGCTCTATGGGTTTTCAGCCACACAAACTTTAAGTCTGGCACAAAGTCTTTATGAAGTTCATAAGCTCATCAGTTACCCGAGAACGGGGAGCCGGTATCTATCTGAATCTGTAGCAGAGACCTTACCAGAAATTGTGAAAGTAATTCGTACTCCCTATGAAGAGTCATTAGAGAAAACGACGGGAGTGGTCCCATTGACTCTTCGTCATGTCGACGACAGCAAGGTGACAGACCATCATGCGATTATTCCCACGGTCACCCCACCTGGAAAATTAAAGCTCACTGGTGAGGAACAAAAAGTTTATGATTTGATTTGCCGTCGGTTATTGATGGCTTGGCAAAAAGATTTTGTCACCGCTGTCACTACCGCGATTACCGAAGTGGCTGAACGTGATTTATTTAAATCCCAAGGAACGATGGTTTTGGAGGAGGGGTGGAAAGCCTTGGAGGTGAGAGGCAGAGTTAAATCTTTTGAGCCTGAACTTCCACCAGGTCTTGTGGTCGGGGCTTTGATTCAGATTCTGTCGATAGAATCTCGGCAGAAGTCGACGGAACCACCGCCTCACCTGACAGAATCTTCTCTTCTTACGGGAATGGAAACAGCCGGCAGAAATTTGGAAGATCGAGAATTAGCCGAGTTCATGCAGGATTCAGGTTTAGGAACTCCGGCAACACGGGCAGGAATCATCGAAACTCTTATTTCTCGCGGTTATATTGAAAGAAAAGCCAAATCTTTGATTGCCACACCCCTTGGCCACAAGTTAATCGCGACAGTTCATCCCAGTGTGAAAAGTCCCGAGCTTACCGCAAAATGGGAAAAGCTGCTGAGTGAAATTCAAAATAAAAAAAGCACATTGAAAGATTTCATGGCCAAGCTCGAAGTGGAAATTTCAGCAAGAATCGCTGAAATTGTCGCCTCACCGCGTGGACCTCGTATTGGGAATTCTCAAGCGGCCTCTTCGACAACGGAAACACCTCTGGTTACTTCGATCCGTCAGCCATCCTCATCGGATCAGCTTTCTAAACTTCTAAAAGATTATTTTGGATTTCATTCCTTCCGCACGAGTCAAGAAAATGTTTGCCGTCAAGTGACAGAAGGAAAAGATGTCTTGCTGGTGATGCCCACAGGCGCTGGAAAATCTATTTGTTATCAGGTTCCAGGATTGGCTCGAGGAGGTACTACCTTGGTGATTAGTCCACTGGTGGCTTTAATCGAAGATCAAGTGGCTAAGCTTCAAGCATTGAACATAGCCGCAGAACGAATTCACTCTGGACGAAGCCGTGAGGATTCCAGAACTGTTTGCCAAAAGTATCTAGCGGGACAATTGGATTTTTTATTTATTGCTCCAGAACGATTGTCAGTGCCTGGTTTTCCCGAATTTTTACGAAGGCACTTGCCGACCTTAATCGCTATTGATGAAGCCCACTGCATTTCCCAATGGGGCCATGATTTCAGGCCGGATTACCGTTTGCTGGGAGATCGCCTCAAAGACTTCAGGCCGACGCCCGTGATGGCTCTGACAGCCACGGCCACGCCTGTGGTTCAAGAAGATATTTGCAGACAGTTAGGATTTGCCAAAGAGGCCAGAATCATTCAAGGATTTCGTCGCACCAATATCGCGATTGAGGTTGCCGAAATCGCGCCGAGTGAAAGACCCCATGTGATTTCTTCTATTTTAAAAAATTCAGAAAGATTGCCAGCAATTGTCTATGCTCCAACCAGAAAGAAAACCGAAGAATTAACTGAATTTCTTTCGGGCTCTTTTCGCGTTGGATCTTACCATGCGGGAATGTCAGCTGCAGCAAGAGACAAGATCCAATCCCAATTTTTAGCTAACGAGATGGACATCATGGTTGCAACCATTGCCTTTGGAATGGGGATTGATAAGCCAAATATCAGAACCGTGATTCATGCAGCGATGCCTGGAAGTGTGGAAGGGTACTATCAAGAAATAGGTCGTGCCGGTCGAGACGGTTTAGAAAGCCGAGCCTATTTACTGCATTCCTTTGCTGATCAAAAAACCCACGAATTTTTCTTCGACTTGAATTATCCAGATGTGGCTAATTTAAGGTTGCTGTTTGATCGGCTTGCAAATAAAAACGTATCAAAGGAATTTCTAACTACAGAAAGGCTATCAAAAGGAAAATTTCCAAAGGAAAAGCTATCAAAGGAAAAACTATCAAAAGAAAGTCTATCAAAAGATATGCTTCGGCAGGAAGTTTCCAGAATGGATTCAGAAACTTTTGAGCGCAGCCTTGAACAGCTTTGGGTTCACCGTGGGGTTCTCATCGACAGTGAAGAAAATGTAATTCAAGGGGCTCCCGACTGGGAAAAATCTTATCAATTACAAAGAGATTTAAAGCAGAAACAGTTGAAGCAAATGCTTGCCTATGCGACCTCGGGGCGTTGTCGCATGATTTCTTTGGTAAACCATTTTGGGGACCAAAATGATTCAGGAAAACCCTGCGGTATTTGCGATATTTGCAGACCCGAGCAAAGAGGTGCTCTGATGAGAAAACGGTCCCTTTCACCTTCAGAAAAAAAAGCCATTATGGGAATTGTTTCCGTTTTGGACAGGGAAGGAAGCCAGGCAACAGGTAGAATTTTTCAAAAGCTAGAAGATTTAAAAATTTCCCTATCCCGAAGTGAGTTTGAAAAAATCGTGACCTTGTTAGAAATTCAAGGTTGGCTATGGACAACGGAAGCGAGTTTCGAAAAAGGGGGACAAACCATTTCCTACAGAAGGCTAGAATTAAAAAGATCACTTAATAAATTCACAGCTCAGGAGCTAGAGACTCTAGAAATAACCTCAGCTCCATCCGCAACAAAAAAACCGAGTAAGAAAAGACGAAAATCAAAAAGACGTAATTAA
- a CDS encoding MCP four helix bundle domain-containing protein: protein MAMGLKVKMLLSYIFICVMLVFIGLLGSYSIKKVEIDYQVILDVNLKKMALLGSLLSHAKDSSLPALALGSATSKNQAEELKGEFESKTVKFGETKKLYDALPLAENESDIKKNFESKWTKYHDLVEKSFEMAKKANLTARNEELATFITDEVDSSRIELDEALGKLSVFQQKMADQLAVASEASAEKMIKTSFFSVGIVFLISLVFGVVFSRRIATALSRIQESLKHEAESIKVSSAQVSENIVSLEGKLGHQASAVQETMVACSEVTAMVEKTSEAAGISSKKTTESQDFVTQGTKSIIDLSNSIDKIVQSFSSIKSEVAESHKGVQEVSSLINEIKTKTSVINEIVFQTKLLSFNASVEAARAGEQGKGFAVVAEEVGGLAKMSGDAAAEINTLIDRSAVRIVQIFNDMQTRIGTQLDSGEDRIQEGKEKADTCEEVFKSIQNIMGQIQTQVGSVSQAASEQSTGVGEINKAVALIETTAQENSSLAKQISETTLVFDQTVVELVDVVSDLTSLLTGAGSVSNDNRHSNNESRREEAHNSKPMARAS, encoded by the coding sequence GTGGCAATGGGTTTAAAAGTCAAAATGCTTTTATCTTATATTTTTATTTGTGTGATGTTGGTGTTTATTGGTCTTCTTGGGTCCTATTCAATAAAAAAAGTAGAAATAGATTATCAGGTTATTTTGGATGTTAACTTGAAAAAGATGGCGTTATTAGGATCCTTGCTTAGCCATGCCAAAGACTCTTCTCTTCCAGCGCTGGCATTAGGATCAGCAACATCTAAAAATCAAGCCGAAGAGCTCAAAGGCGAATTTGAAAGTAAAACAGTTAAATTTGGTGAAACTAAAAAGCTCTATGATGCTTTGCCATTGGCTGAAAATGAATCTGATATAAAAAAGAATTTTGAGTCAAAATGGACAAAGTACCATGATCTAGTAGAGAAATCATTTGAGATGGCCAAAAAAGCTAACCTAACAGCTAGGAATGAAGAACTGGCTACTTTTATTACGGATGAAGTTGATTCTTCAAGAATTGAATTGGATGAAGCGCTTGGCAAGCTTTCGGTTTTTCAACAAAAAATGGCAGATCAATTAGCAGTTGCAAGTGAAGCTTCGGCCGAGAAAATGATAAAAACTTCTTTTTTCAGTGTGGGTATTGTTTTCCTAATCTCCTTGGTGTTTGGAGTGGTTTTTTCAAGAAGAATTGCAACCGCCTTGTCGCGAATTCAAGAGAGTCTAAAACATGAGGCTGAGTCTATCAAAGTATCTTCAGCACAAGTCAGCGAAAATATTGTTTCCCTAGAGGGAAAGTTGGGGCACCAAGCTTCGGCAGTTCAAGAAACCATGGTCGCCTGTTCCGAAGTGACAGCCATGGTTGAAAAGACATCTGAAGCAGCTGGTATATCAAGTAAAAAAACAACAGAATCTCAAGATTTCGTTACCCAAGGTACAAAATCCATTATCGATCTCTCGAATTCAATTGATAAGATTGTACAAAGCTTCTCGTCAATCAAGTCCGAGGTGGCTGAAAGTCATAAAGGTGTGCAAGAAGTTTCTAGTTTGATTAACGAAATTAAAACGAAAACTTCAGTGATTAATGAAATTGTGTTTCAAACTAAGTTGTTAAGTTTCAATGCTTCAGTTGAAGCTGCCAGAGCTGGTGAGCAAGGTAAAGGTTTTGCGGTGGTTGCTGAAGAAGTCGGTGGCTTAGCTAAAATGTCAGGCGATGCTGCTGCAGAAATCAACACTCTGATTGACAGAAGTGCTGTTCGAATCGTTCAAATTTTTAATGACATGCAAACAAGAATTGGAACTCAGTTAGATTCAGGAGAAGACCGAATTCAAGAAGGAAAAGAAAAGGCCGACACTTGTGAAGAGGTATTTAAATCTATTCAAAATATCATGGGGCAAATTCAAACTCAGGTTGGCTCCGTTTCACAAGCTGCCAGCGAGCAATCAACGGGCGTGGGAGAAATCAACAAAGCCGTGGCTTTGATTGAAACTACCGCTCAAGAGAATTCATCCCTTGCAAAACAGATATCTGAAACCACCTTGGTATTCGATCAAACCGTTGTGGAACTTGTGGATGTGGTCAGTGATTTGACATCTTTACTGACTGGAGCTGGTTCTGTTTCCAATGACAATAGACACAGCAATAATGAATCAAGAAGAGAAGAGGCTCATAACTCAAAACCAATGGCTCGAGCTAGCTAG